Genomic segment of Myxococcales bacterium:
TGCACTGGCCGTCTTGCCCTGCTCCGCATGGCAGTTGGCGAGGTTCAGTAGTGTACCCAGGCGTTGTGAGAGCTTGAGGCTCTCGGCGAGCTTCGGACAGGCCTCGTCCCATTTCTCGGCTGCCATCAGCTTCTTGGCGTCGTCGAACAGGGCATCGGCGGCGGCCTTGTCCGAGGCCGACTCCTGCGCGAGTGCGATGGACGAGAGCGACAGCAGCAGGGTGGCAGTGCAGAGGCTGGTAGTGGTGGGGTGGAACATGGCTCAGTAGCTGTCGCTCAAGAGGTCTTCGGTGCTCTTGCCCGGACGAGCGCCGGGCTTCACCGGCTTCTTCACTGAGCGAGCGGCGGGGGCAGCGCTCGCGCTCGGCGTTGGCGCGGTGCTGTCGCTCGGCGCGGCGCTCGGCGCGGTGCTGTCGCTCGGCGCGGTGCTCGCGGCAGAAGCGCTTGGCGTAGCGCCCGGCGCCGCGGCGCGAGGCTCTTCTGCGCTCGGAGCAGGCGCCGGCGCTGGTCCGGGCGCAGCGGCCACGGCGGACGGAGCGGCCGGAGCTTCGCTGGACCCGGCAAGGAGCAGCGCGAGAGCCCCACCCAGACCAAGAAGTCCCACCGCAGCCAGGGCCATGAACAACCCGCGGCGCTTGGGCCGGAACTCCGCGGCGGCGGCCTGGGTGACCGGACCCACGGTGCCGACACTGAGCTCCTCGCCCCGGGTCCCACGCCGCATCAAACGTGTCAGCTCTTCGTCCCTGGCTGGAGCAATAGGCGCCGGCGCCACGGCCGCCGGCGCTGCTGCTACGGCGGGGCCTCCGAGCTGCCCGCCCACCAGCAAGGCGGTGATGCGCTGCACGCTGGGCTGCGACGCCGGCGTGCCGAACGGCGCCAGCGCCAGCGCCAGCTCGGCGACGTTGCGGTAACGACGCTCGCGGTCGCGTTCCAGGCAGCGCTCGATCACCTGGCCAAGTCCGTCGGGGACGTCGCTGCGGGTGTCGCGGATGGGCGGAGGGATGTGGAGCAAGACCTTGCCGATGGTCTCGCCCATCGTGGTGCCAGCGAACGGGCTCTTGCCGTCGAGGAGCTGGTAGAGAATGACGCCGAAGGACCAGATGTCCGTGCGCGCGTCCACGTGCTTCGCGTTCTGCACCTGCTCCGGAGACATGTAGCGCGGAGAGCCCAGCATGGTCGCGGTCGCCGTCAGGTCTTCCTCCGTGCTCTCGTCCGTTGCCATCACCTTGCTGATCCCGAAGTCGAGTACCTTGACCTCGCGGGCGCGTCCCGGCTTCTGGCACAGGAAGAGATTGCTGGGCTTGAGGTCGCGATGGATGATGCCAACCGCGTGCGCCTCGGCGATGCCCTCGAGCGCCTGGAGCAACAGGTCGATCGTCTCGCCCACGGGCAGTCGTCCGCGAGTCTTGAGCTCGTGGCCCAAGTCGTGGCCAACGAGGTGCTCCATCACCATGTAGGGTGAGCCGTCGGGCAGGGTGCCGCAGTCGAAGACGCGACACACGCGCGACGACTCGATGCACGCCGCCGCCCGCGCTTCGCGCAGGAAGCGTTCGACGCTCTGCGCGTGCTGGGCATCGGAGAGCAGGAACTTGACCGCGTAGCGCTGACCGAGCTGAACGTGCTCGGCAGCGACGACCACGCCCATGCCCCCGGCCGCCAGGATCTCGAGCACCCGGTACTTGTCGGCGACGAGCTCGCCCACCTTCACCGGGGAGCGTTCCGCCGCGCTCTTCCTCGGCTTGTCGCCGGTGCCGGACCCGTACCCCGAAGACATGAAGACTCCAGGATAGCGGGCTCTCTCCTCGACGCAAAGCGGGCGATTTCGCGCTATGCTGCCTGGTCAGCGTGTCGGCACCTCTTCGCTTCTCTTTCGTCCTGCTCGCGTGGGCGTCGCTGGGCTGCGCGCAGATTGCCGGCCTGGAAGACGCTGAGCTCGCGAGTGGCTCGAGCGGAGGTGGTGCAACCGCCAACGACAAATATGGAAAGGCGGTGCTCGCCGATGGCCCCGTCGCGTACTACCGCTTGGACGAGGCCGTGGGCTCGCCTGGCGTGGCGGACTCGTCGGGCAACGGCAACGACGGGACCCTGAGCGGGAAGGTCGTGCTCGGCGCGCCCGGCGCCATTGCCGGGAACGGCGCGGCGTCGTTCGATGGGGTGAGCAGCATCAATCTCGGCGACAAGTTCGGGTTCGCCGGCCAGGTCGAGATGAGCGTCGAGGCCTGGATCTGGCCGCTGGCGGACGACGGCGGTTTTCTGGGCAAGGGCTACTACCAGCAGGGCGCGGGCTACGACGGCTGGTTCCTCGCGGAAGGCTCTGACGACTTGCAGTGTGTTCGCGGTGGCGCAGGCGTCATCCTGCCGAAGCTCGGCAAGACCGAGTACACCCATGTGGTGATGACGTTCGACGGTCTCAACCTGACCACCTACCTCAACGGCAAGACCGCCAAGAGCACGCCGACCACCACCGCCGTCATCGATCACGCGAACCCGGTGCAGCTCGGGACCGTCAACGAGTGGGCGTCGATGGTTGGCAGCCTGGATGAGGTTGCGTTCTACGACAAGGCGCTGTCGCCCGAGCGCGTCGCCGCGCACTACGCGGCCAAGTAGCCCGGCGGTCCTCAGCGTCCCAGGTGAACGCGCCCAAAGCGCGCGCTCTTGTGGAAGTTGCCCTGCGCCAGCAAGGGCGACCAGGCCAGCGAGTCGCTCTGTCCGTCGCGGAAGCTGTAGAAGTTCGCGCGCATCGTCGCACCGGGTCGCGGGGGGCCCGCGAACGCGGAGGTGCGCAGGGAAGCCCACGGGACCCTCAGCTCGACCACGTATCGGCCGCGGCGCCCATCGATCTCGACCGCACGCTCGACGCCGCTCCTCCACTCCTGGTGCCCGAAGCGTTTCGACGCGTCGTCCGGCCCGCCCGTGACCGGGTTCATGTAATCGTCGAAGCGTGTATCCCAGACCGCGCCGTTCACGTCCACCTGCAGCTCGAAGTAGTCGCGGTTGTCGCTGCGCTCGCCGGGCTGCAACATGAGCTCGACGCCGGATGCCCGCGCCCAGATGTGGGGGTCCACGTCGTCGTGCCCGAACGGAGAGGTCGGTCCCGCGTCCCAGACCTCGAAGGCCACGAGCAGGTCCTGCTCGTTCCAGACCACGCGGGCGCGCGCGTTGACCTTGGAGCTCGGTGCCGGTCGACCCGAGCCCGGAGAGACGAACATCTTCGACATGCCGGCGCCGACCCAGGCCTGTTCGTCCAGCTTGCCGTCGATGACGATGGCATTGGGAAGGACCCTCGGCGCCGTCAGCTCCGGCAACGCGCCATCGCTGCGATCGACGAGCGGTTCATCGTAGCTCGGGGCACGCTTGCAGCCGTGAGTCGTGAGCGCCGCGAGCAGCGCGGCCCACGCGAGCGGGGTGACAGGACGATGACGCGACATCGGCAGCCGGGTGTTCCAGTGGGTCCACGAGACTATCCGAACGGCGCGGGACGGGCACCCATGCGCTCGCGCCGGCGAAAGCTCGTGTCGCGCGCCCGCGCTTCACGCATCCCCCCCAGGCGTGCGAAACTCACCTCCATGCCTGAGGGTTGGGGTGGTGAAGCGACGCTGCCGGTGGGGACTGCGAACGAGGTGGTGCGGCCTGAGTCTGCTCTTGCGCGGGGGGCCCTCGTCGGCAACTACGAGGTCGTGTCATTGATCGGCATGGGTGGCATGGGCGTCGTGTATCGCGCCCGTGATCGCCGCCTCTCCCGCGATGTGGCGCTCAAGCTGATCCGGGCTCAGGTGCCCGGCACCAGCGCCTGCGGCGTGATGTGCTCGCTGTTGCTGCACGAAGCCCGCACCATGGCGCGCCTTCGCCACCCGAACCTGGTCGCCGTCCACGACGTCGGCGAGTTCCGCGGCTGTGTCTTCGTCGCGATGGAGTTCGTCGAAGGCCAGACTTTGCGAGAGTGGTTGACCCCCGCGCGGACTTGGCGCGAGCGCATGGACGCCCTACACCAAGCGGGTCGCGGCCTCGAGGCGGCTCACGCCGCCGGCGTCGTACACCGGGACTTCAAACCGGACAACGTGCTGGTCAGCAGCGCCGGGCGGGTGCTCGTCACCGATTTCGGCGTTGCTCGTAGCGCCGCGGACATGGCAGAGCCTGCGAGCTTTGCTTGCGGTTGTGACACCAACGCGGCGTCGGAGATCGACACCGGAGCCGTGGTGGGCACACCCGGCTACATGTCGCCGGAACAACACGATGGACTGGCCACCGACGCACGCAGCGATCAGTTCAACTTTGCGGTCACGGCCTGGGAGATCCTCTATGGACAGCTGCCGTTCGCCGGAGCCTCACTCGCGGAGACCCGCTCGGCGCTCCGAGCGCCGCCGCGCGAGCCGCCGACCGGCGAGGTGCCGCCCGAGGTGCTGGCAGTGTTGAGGCGTGGGCTCGGTCAGCGTGCGAGTGCCCGGTTCCCGTCGATGGCTGACTTTTTGGAGCGCCTCGAGCGCGCGGCGAGCTGAGGCCGCCCCGCGCCTCGCATCATCAGCTACTTCCAGCAGAACTTGTTGGCCTGCGCCGCGCGCAGCGTGAAGTCTTGCTCCTTCAAGTCGACGACGGCAAAGGAGGTTTTGGGCCACACCAGGTTCCCGGGGTTGCAGGCCTTGAAGTACGCACTCTGCTCCAGCTTCAGATCGGTGTGGGTGGTGTGCCCGGCCCACATCAGGGCGTTCGACAGGGGTTTGCCGCGACCCTGGTCCTCGCAGATATTCTCGCGGCAACGGGTGCGGCGGAACACCACGCCCGGGCCGCCGTCGTAGTCCGAGAAACAGCCGTTCCCCATGCGAATGGCGTCGACGTCCTCGACCAAGCCGGTGCTCGGGCCACCGTCGAAGATCACCCCGACGCCCGAGGGTGAGTTGTTGCCGTCGATCATGCCGCGGCGGATCGTCAGGTTCTTGCTCTGAAACACGTTCACGTTGTCTTCGGGCCACGAGCCCTTCGGGTTCACGACGGAGAAATCTTCCAGCAGACCGTTGTCGGAGTTGTTCCACTGCACCACCTGCCCGCGAGGAAACGGGCCGCGGAAGTCGTGCCCCTCGATGAACTGCAGCACGCTGTCCGGACACTGCACCAGGTAGATGCCGCTCGAGCCCCGCTCCAGCGTGGCGCCGGTGACCCGGGGACCGGCCGACGAATAACACTGGATGTTGTTCAAGTTCTCGTTCGCGTTCTTGCCACTCGTGGGCGCGCCGGTGTGCACCACACGCACGTTCTCGATCACGATGTCGTCGGCGTTCGAAATGTCGATCCCGGGTCCGCCCTCGTGGAGGATTTCGACGTTGCGAATCACCACCTTGTCGAATCCATCGACCTTGATCGCCGCACCGCTCTTGGAGGTGATGCGCAGCTTCTCGATGATCTGACCGTTTGCGGTCACCGTCACTGCCCCGGATTCGGTCAGCGTGCAGCTGGGGGTGCCGCCGGAGCCACCGCTGCCGGCCGCGCCGCCCGACCCCGCCGCGCCGCCCGCGCCTGCCGCTCCGCCGGTCGCACTGCTGCCGCCACCCCCCGCGGCACCCGCCGCCCCGCCCGTCGAGCCGCCGCCCGCGCCGGCGGTTCCTCCCGCGCCGCCGCTCGTTCCACCGCTGCCGCCCGTGGCCTTGGCGGTGCTCGAAGCGTCATCGCCGCAGGCGACGAAGACCAACAACGACAGCGAAATCGAGACGGCGCGCAGCATGTCGAAAGCTCCAGACCTCGCCCGCGAGCGCGGGTGAGCCGACATTTTCCGGCGAACCTGACCTAAAGTCGAGCGCGATGAAGGCGGCGTGCGTTTGTGCAGCATTGGCCCTCGTGGCCTGCCAGGGTCCGAAGACCAAGGAGTGTTTCCGACTCGTGCAGGCTGCGTCGGTCGCGTCGCACGACGTCGACGCCAAACGCATCGAGAGTGTCGAGGCCGGCTTGAAGGCGGTCGAGGCAGCCGAGCAAGCCTGTACCGAGGCGGGGCGAGACGAGGAGGTCAAACAGCTCGCCAAGGGTCGCGTCGATCTCGCGGCGCACCTCGAGCGCTTGAAACGCAAGGCGACCGATCCGGCACGCCAGCCCTTGAGTGCGGAAGAGCTCGCGGAGCTGGTGGCCAAGGGTGATCCACACTGTCCGAAGGGGCAGGGGTACAAACACTCCGCGTCAGGCAACGAGATCCGCTGCAACGGTCCGCAGGTCGTCGAGATGAACTACGCCGCGGCGCGCGACTACTTCGATCGCCGCGGATACAAGCTGAGCGACGTCGAGCCGGCTCAGCTGAAAGCGGAGCTCGGCGCGGAGAGCTTGGTGCTCGCGTACCAGAAACCGAAGGACACTCAGCCCCCACGCTGCATCATCATCTACCCCCCGCCGGATCAGAGCTGGCAGGAGGCTGCAGCCCGCGCGACCGGAACCCGGCCGGATCTGCTGAAGGTCGGAGGCAGCATCACGACGACCGGCGGCCGTCTGCCGATCCGCCTGGACGTCGACTCGGGGGCCGGGCCCGTGCGCATCGGCGATTGTGAGTCCTGAGTCGCTGCCCAGAGTGGGCCGCTCGTCGCAGCGCGGTTACTGACACTTGCCGGGGTATTCGGCGGCGCCGCACAGGGCGCCGCACGGACAGGTCGAAGCGCCGACACACTTCTGGTTGGCCGGGCACTCCGCGTTGGTCCAGCAAGCGCCCGGGATGACCTTCTTGCAGCTGGACGCGGCGCAGACCATGCCGGGGCCGCACTCGAAGTTCGAGGTGCAGCACTGCGCGGCCGGACTCTCACACCAGCCCATTTGCCCGCCGCACGCGCAATCCAGGCCGCAGGGGCAGACACACTGGCCGCCGCAACCGGCGCCGTTCGGGCAGTCATTGCTGCTCCAACATTGGCCCAGCGGTGGCTTGGGCTCGCAGTTGCCCTGCACGCAGACCATCGGCATGTTTGGCTTCTGAGTGCAGTCGGTGTCGAACTGGCAGCAGCCCGCGAGGTTGTCGCACTTGCCCAGTTGATCCATCGAGTCGCAGTCTGCACCGCACGGACAAACGCTGCCTCCGTTGCAGTTGCCACCAAAACAGTCCTTTGCGGACCAGCAGAGCCCCTGGCTCGGGCGCTCCTTGCACACGCCGCTGACACACTCCATCGGGATACTGGGTGCGTCGTCGGTCTGCGTCTGGCACTCGAAGTCACTCGCGCAGCAACCCGGGAAGCCGGCGCTGCCGCCGTAGCCCGCCATGCCGCCGTAGCCCGCCATGCCGCCGTAGCCCGCCATGCCGCCGTAACCCGCCATGCCACCGTAACCGGACATGCCGCCGTAACCCGCCATGCCACCGAAGCTGGTGCCGCCCGTCCCGGCTCCGCCCGTAGCCCCGCTACCCGCCTGGCCACCGCTGCCGTCCTTGGTGGTCGACCCGCCACAACCGAAGAGCAGCGCCGAGGTGAGCAAACAGCACAGGAGGGTACGCATGACTCTCGCTTCAGCAGGCCGCGTGCCAGCGCAGAAATGCTGCGCGAAGCTGCGATTTCAGGCCAGGTGGTCGGGCGGTGGCAGCTGGATTTGTGCCAGAAGCGTGTGCCACCGGCTCGAGTGCTGGGGCAGTACGCGGACGAGCGAACCGCGTTCCTCAGCGCCGGAAACGTGGGTCGAATGCCGCGAAAATTTCCGGTCGCGGGGTGGTGAGCGCAAGCCTCGCAAGCGACCCTGGGCGAATTTCCTGAAATCTCGCCTGTCGCTTCGGGCGCGCAATTTGCTGGCCTTGAGCCGTGGAGCCTGCGATGCCCGCGTTCCTCGCCATCACCACCGACGCCCTCCACATCCTCGCGATGGTGGCGTGGGCTCTGGGGCTCCCGCTCTTGGTATGGCATCGCTGGCCGAGGCTGAGCCTGGGTTACACCCTCTACGCCATCGGCTTCGTGCTCGTGTCGCAGGTGTCGCACTACCTCCTGGGGGAGTGTTTCCTGACGACGCTCTCGCGCTACTGGTGGGAGCTTGCTGGCGACCACGCGGCGGGTACATTCATGGTGCGCCTCGTGAACCGTGTCGCCGGTGTGCGTCCGGACGCGGACGCCGCGGTCTTCGTCTGGGAGGTGGCGATCTTCGTGACCAGCGTGGCCGTGGCGTGGTCGCTCTTCCATGGCCACCGACTGCGGCGGCGCGGGCGTGGGTTCCGAGAAGAGTCGGGTCCGAGCCTTCACGTTTTCGCCGGCGAGCCCCGGGAGTCCGAGTAAGCTACGCTTCGCCGTGGTGCCCCGAACCCACTTGCGAAATGTGCTCCGTTGGTCGGGGCGGCTTGGCATCGTCGCAGCCGTCGCGCACGGGCTCGGCACCGTGGGAGTCGCGTACGCAGTGGCGCACGCACCCAATGGTGGAACGCCGCCGGCCGCCTCGGATCCATGTCCCGCCGAGCTGGCGGGGCGCGGCACGACCGAGTCCGCGCAGTTTGCGGTGGGAGCCGACCCGAACACCCTGTCGACCTGGTTGGTCGAACCTCGGGGCGCCGTGCAGGGCACCATCGTCGTCTTGCACGGCGTGCGACTCGACAAACGCAGCATGGTGCCGGTGGCCGAGACGCTCGTCGACGCGGGTTATCGCGTCGTTCTGGTCGATCTGCGCGGTCATGGACACTCGGCGGGGCGTTACCTCAGCTACGGCATCCGCGAGGCGCGGGACATCTCGGGGCTGCTCGATGCGCTCGAGGCGCGAGGCATTCAACTCGGTCCCGTGGGCCTCCACGGTTTTTCCTACGGAGCCGCCACGGCGCTCGAGGTTGCTGCCCTCGACTCGCGCGTGCGGGCCGTCGTGTCGGTGTCTTCGTTCTCGTCACTCAGAGTCGTCGCGCGCGACTACGTGCGCT
This window contains:
- a CDS encoding serine/threonine protein kinase, translated to MSSGYGSGTGDKPRKSAAERSPVKVGELVADKYRVLEILAAGGMGVVVAAEHVQLGQRYAVKFLLSDAQHAQSVERFLREARAAACIESSRVCRVFDCGTLPDGSPYMVMEHLVGHDLGHELKTRGRLPVGETIDLLLQALEGIAEAHAVGIIHRDLKPSNLFLCQKPGRAREVKVLDFGISKVMATDESTEEDLTATATMLGSPRYMSPEQVQNAKHVDARTDIWSFGVILYQLLDGKSPFAGTTMGETIGKVLLHIPPPIRDTRSDVPDGLGQVIERCLERDRERRYRNVAELALALAPFGTPASQPSVQRITALLVGGQLGGPAVAAAPAAVAPAPIAPARDEELTRLMRRGTRGEELSVGTVGPVTQAAAAEFRPKRRGLFMALAAVGLLGLGGALALLLAGSSEAPAAPSAVAAAPGPAPAPAPSAEEPRAAAPGATPSASAASTAPSDSTAPSAAPSDSTAPTPSASAAPAARSVKKPVKPGARPGKSTEDLLSDSY
- a CDS encoding LamG domain-containing protein; this translates as MSAPLRFSFVLLAWASLGCAQIAGLEDAELASGSSGGGATANDKYGKAVLADGPVAYYRLDEAVGSPGVADSSGNGNDGTLSGKVVLGAPGAIAGNGAASFDGVSSINLGDKFGFAGQVEMSVEAWIWPLADDGGFLGKGYYQQGAGYDGWFLAEGSDDLQCVRGGAGVILPKLGKTEYTHVVMTFDGLNLTTYLNGKTAKSTPTTTAVIDHANPVQLGTVNEWASMVGSLDEVAFYDKALSPERVAAHYAAK
- a CDS encoding carbohydrate-binding family 9-like protein, with product MSRHRPVTPLAWAALLAALTTHGCKRAPSYDEPLVDRSDGALPELTAPRVLPNAIVIDGKLDEQAWVGAGMSKMFVSPGSGRPAPSSKVNARARVVWNEQDLLVAFEVWDAGPTSPFGHDDVDPHIWARASGVELMLQPGERSDNRDYFELQVDVNGAVWDTRFDDYMNPVTGGPDDASKRFGHQEWRSGVERAVEIDGRRGRYVVELRVPWASLRTSAFAGPPRPGATMRANFYSFRDGQSDSLAWSPLLAQGNFHKSARFGRVHLGR
- a CDS encoding serine/threonine protein kinase translates to MPEGWGGEATLPVGTANEVVRPESALARGALVGNYEVVSLIGMGGMGVVYRARDRRLSRDVALKLIRAQVPGTSACGVMCSLLLHEARTMARLRHPNLVAVHDVGEFRGCVFVAMEFVEGQTLREWLTPARTWRERMDALHQAGRGLEAAHAAGVVHRDFKPDNVLVSSAGRVLVTDFGVARSAADMAEPASFACGCDTNAASEIDTGAVVGTPGYMSPEQHDGLATDARSDQFNFAVTAWEILYGQLPFAGASLAETRSALRAPPREPPTGEVPPEVLAVLRRGLGQRASARFPSMADFLERLERAAS
- a CDS encoding right-handed parallel beta-helix repeat-containing protein translates to MLRAVSISLSLLVFVACGDDASSTAKATGGSGGTSGGAGGTAGAGGGSTGGAAGAAGGGGSSATGGAAGAGGAAGSGGAAGSGGSGGTPSCTLTESGAVTVTANGQIIEKLRITSKSGAAIKVDGFDKVVIRNVEILHEGGPGIDISNADDIVIENVRVVHTGAPTSGKNANENLNNIQCYSSAGPRVTGATLERGSSGIYLVQCPDSVLQFIEGHDFRGPFPRGQVVQWNNSDNGLLEDFSVVNPKGSWPEDNVNVFQSKNLTIRRGMIDGNNSPSGVGVIFDGGPSTGLVEDVDAIRMGNGCFSDYDGGPGVVFRRTRCRENICEDQGRGKPLSNALMWAGHTTHTDLKLEQSAYFKACNPGNLVWPKTSFAVVDLKEQDFTLRAAQANKFCWK
- a CDS encoding alpha/beta fold hydrolase, translating into MPRTHLRNVLRWSGRLGIVAAVAHGLGTVGVAYAVAHAPNGGTPPAASDPCPAELAGRGTTESAQFAVGADPNTLSTWLVEPRGAVQGTIVVLHGVRLDKRSMVPVAETLVDAGYRVVLVDLRGHGHSAGRYLSYGIREARDISGLLDALEARGIQLGPVGLHGFSYGAATALEVAALDSRVRAVVSVSSFSSLRVVARDYVRWQLPALQPAVPDVWLDSAVDLGARWAGFDADAAAPAAAAARSHAPLLIIHGSDDPQVSVESARSIDRAAAGYAQLMLLPGETHASVLADASGRVRSAARSWFDRHLKEAR